One window of the Parcubacteria group bacterium genome contains the following:
- the lepB gene encoding signal peptidase I, translating into MRAPVFSSIRKRTGRIMSALVLVLAFVAVLAFVFRNIISEESGGAPESERSADIAEFTVTGASMEPILFRGQIIRVDTAAYQRDPIKTGDMVVIKQPGDNGYLVKFVKAIPGDTLGLAEQPDGRSRVLVNGEALVNSEGEPYLLPENKTAMLRLYARDYGTIPDGAYLVLGNRPGGTDDSTVFGLIDAKRIKGKVLTSPLF; encoded by the coding sequence ATGCGCGCGCCAGTGTTTAGTAGTATACGCAAGCGAACCGGCCGGATCATGTCCGCGCTGGTTTTAGTTTTGGCGTTCGTTGCTGTTTTGGCGTTCGTTTTCAGAAATATTATTTCGGAGGAGAGCGGCGGCGCGCCGGAATCAGAACGCTCTGCGGACATTGCGGAGTTTACGGTAACCGGCGCTTCCATGGAACCGATTTTGTTTAGAGGCCAAATCATCCGCGTGGACACGGCCGCATACCAGCGCGACCCAATCAAGACAGGAGACATGGTAGTCATCAAACAGCCCGGTGATAACGGGTATCTCGTCAAATTCGTCAAAGCCATTCCCGGGGACACGCTTGGGCTTGCGGAACAGCCGGACGGCAGAAGCCGGGTTTTGGTCAATGGCGAGGCGCTCGTCAACTCCGAAGGCGAACCATACCTGCTTCCGGAAAACAAGACAGCCATGCTAAGGCTGTACGCGCGGGACTATGGAACCATTCCGGATGGCGCCTATCTCGTCCTGGGCAACCGGCCCGGGGGCACTGATGACAGCACGGTCTTTGGCTTGATTGATGCTAAACGCATTAAAGGCAAGGTATTGACTTCTCCGCTATTTTAA
- the pilM gene encoding pilus assembly protein PilM, producing MLNLFKSKISSYLGIDIGTNSIKLVELESVGGRPRLVTYGMVELESSMARPSESGDNTSDNQKIAGALIALLKKTGARSRSAVAALPNFSVFSSVISLPKLGEKQLAEAVSWEAKKFVPMPIENVVLDWKILNELALEEGEEDMTDAERAEQEAQKQKIAAADKNSNLAKCKTVAQILLTAAPRHLVERYVAVFKIAGITLLSLETESFALSRSLVGNEDGSILIADVGALTTDVTVVRKGVPVFSRSINVGGSTVTRAVADSMGVSPERAEQFKRDTGIASSAGTVASSGGGGIASVIQQSFAPVISEMKYTLELQQRSNFAIEKILLTGGSAFLSSLPGYIASSLNAKVFIGNPWARVSYPKDLGGVLEQIAPRMGVAIGLAMREIE from the coding sequence ATGCTGAATCTTTTCAAAAGCAAAATATCATCATATCTTGGCATTGACATCGGCACCAACTCCATCAAGCTCGTTGAGCTTGAGAGCGTGGGGGGCCGCCCGCGGCTCGTTACCTACGGCATGGTAGAGCTGGAGTCATCCATGGCCCGGCCGAGCGAGAGCGGGGACAATACCTCTGACAACCAAAAAATCGCCGGAGCGCTGATCGCCTTGCTTAAAAAAACAGGCGCGCGTTCACGGTCGGCGGTTGCCGCGCTTCCGAACTTTTCCGTGTTTTCAAGCGTCATCAGCCTGCCCAAACTCGGGGAAAAACAGCTTGCCGAGGCAGTAAGCTGGGAAGCAAAGAAGTTCGTGCCCATGCCCATAGAGAACGTGGTTCTGGACTGGAAAATTCTGAACGAGCTGGCTTTGGAAGAGGGCGAAGAAGATATGACCGATGCAGAGCGCGCGGAACAAGAAGCGCAGAAACAAAAGATCGCCGCGGCCGACAAAAATTCAAACCTGGCAAAGTGCAAGACCGTGGCCCAGATTCTGCTCACCGCGGCTCCGCGGCACCTGGTGGAGCGGTATGTGGCGGTGTTTAAGATTGCCGGCATTACGCTTTTAAGCCTTGAAACCGAGTCATTTGCCCTCTCGCGGAGCCTGGTCGGCAACGAAGACGGCTCAATTTTGATTGCGGATGTGGGCGCGCTCACCACGGACGTCACGGTCGTGAGAAAGGGCGTTCCCGTGTTTTCGCGCTCCATCAACGTGGGGGGTTCAACGGTCACGCGCGCGGTTGCGGACAGCATGGGAGTCTCGCCGGAGCGGGCAGAGCAGTTCAAGCGCGACACGGGCATAGCCTCTTCCGCCGGAACTGTAGCTTCTTCAGGCGGCGGGGGAATTGCCAGCGTCATACAGCAGAGTTTTGCCCCGGTCATTTCGGAAATGAAATACACGCTTGAGCTTCAGCAGCGCTCAAACTTTGCCATTGAAAAAATCCTGTTGACCGGCGGATCAGCCTTTCTCTCGTCTCTCCCCGGCTACATTGCGTCATCCCTGAACGCGAAAGTGTTCATTGGGAATCCCTGGGCTCGCGTATCCTACCCCAAAGACCTGGGCGGCGTTTTGGAGCAGATTGCCCCGCGGATGGGAGTCGCAATCGGGCTTGCCATGCGGGAGATAGAATAG
- a CDS encoding nucleotidyl transferase AbiEii/AbiGii toxin family protein, translated as MLNKEKHQLIMGRILRDMYSDTSISSLIGFKGGTCAYFFYGLARFSVDLDFDLFTSDKATQQIVYEKIGGMLKAYGEVKDQYIKRNTIFFLLSYGDADHNVKVEVNVRILMPDIKEHYEMKEYLGISMLAGKKDYLFAGKLAALTDRRLLAMRDIYDVWFFAKNNWDINADVLKARTGKTIREHIADCIPVIERVKDSEILRGWAELLPGDKEKAWIKTHLRKEAVFLLKNYQSVLK; from the coding sequence ATGCTGAATAAAGAAAAACATCAGCTGATAATGGGACGGATCTTGCGGGACATGTATTCCGACACCTCCATTTCATCCCTCATTGGATTCAAAGGCGGCACCTGCGCCTACTTTTTCTACGGCCTTGCCAGATTCTCCGTTGATTTGGATTTTGATTTATTTACGAGCGACAAAGCGACCCAACAGATAGTCTATGAGAAAATCGGCGGCATGCTCAAGGCGTACGGCGAAGTGAAAGATCAGTACATCAAACGCAACACGATATTCTTTCTGCTCTCTTACGGCGACGCCGATCACAACGTGAAAGTCGAAGTGAACGTGAGGATTTTGATGCCCGACATCAAAGAACATTACGAGATGAAAGAGTATCTCGGCATTTCCATGCTGGCCGGCAAGAAAGACTATCTTTTTGCCGGCAAACTGGCCGCTCTGACTGATCGTAGATTGCTTGCCATGCGCGACATTTACGACGTTTGGTTTTTTGCCAAAAACAATTGGGACATAAATGCCGACGTGCTCAAAGCAAGAACCGGCAAAACTATCAGAGAACACATAGCTGACTGCATTCCGGTTATCGAAAGGGTCAAAGATAGTGAAATCTTGCGCGGATGGGCTGAACTGCTGCCGGGTGACAAAGAGAAAGCCTGGATTAAAACCCATCTAAGAAAAGAGGCGGTGTTTTTGCTTAAAAACTACCAATCTGTATTAAAATAG